The genome window ACCCGGAATTAGTTGATTTCCCAATCCCAAGCAATGACGATGCTTACAAAGCAATTTCATTGATCACTTTGGCGATCGGAAAAGCAATCGAAGAAGGTTTGATGGAACGCAAACAAGATAAAGACGATCAGCGCATGGTAGAGGAGGAAGAAGCGAAACGTCAGGTTGACAAAGGCAATGAAGAAACAGCTGCGGCTGCTCCTCGTGCTGAGGCGCCTGCTGAGACAAGCGTTGCTGCTGAAAGTGATGAAGAGTAATCAGGGCGATACGGAATAGGTTTCTGACCTTTCCTGTCTGAACAGATAAAGTAGCCCATAGCCTATTGCTATGGGCTACAGTTTTTTAAAATTCTACCGGATGCGGATTTGTTAATCGTTTTCTAACACAGCATTAACAGCCGTTTCCTTTCAAATCAGTAATAACCAATATTAAAAATAGATCATGGCAATTACCGCACAAGATGTAAACAAACTCCGCCAAATGACCGGCGCGGGCATGATGGATTGTAAAAAAGCACTTCAGGAAGCTGATGGCGATTTTGACAAAGCCGTTGATATTCTTCGTAAGCAAGGACAAAAAGTGGCAGCTAAACGTGCTGACAACGCAGTTTCAGAAGGAACAGTGGTTGTACAGATCAGCGCTGACGGAACAAATGGTAAATTGATCGCATTTGCTTGCGAAACTGAGCCCGTTTCTAATGTTGAAGATTTCAAAAATCTTGCACAAAGCATTTTGGACAAAGCCGTAGCAGATAACATTGCTGACAAAGACGCTTTGCTTTCTGCTACATTGCCTGACGGCCGTCCGGTTAGCGAGCACATCGTGGATCTGGTAGGTAAATTGGGAGAGAAACTTGAAATCACTGCTTACGAAAATGTAACAGCTGACAAAGTTGTTCCTTATATTCACTCCAACGGCAAATTGGGCGTTCTGGTAGCGTTCGAAGGCGTAAATGGAACAGATGTAAGCGAGCTTGGTAAAGACGTTGCGATGCAGATCGCTGCTATGAAGCCTATCGCTTTGGATAAAGACGAAGTGGATTCTGCAACTGTTGAGCGTGAAATCGAAGTAGGTAAAGAACAAGCAAGAGCAGAAGGTAAGCCAGAAGCAATGCTTGAGAAAATTGCACAAGGAAAATTGCAGAAGTTCTACAAAGACAACACATTGTTGAATCAGGAATTCGTAAAGGATTCTTCGTTAACAATTCGTCAGTTATTAGAAAAAACTGCTAAGGGCTTAACGGTAAAATCTTTCAAAAGAGTGTCAATCGGCGCTTAGAAAGCACTTCTTATAAAATAATGTTGACAACGCCTGGTATCTATTTGTATACCAGGCGTTGTTTTTTAATATTTACCAAAAATTAATTAATCCATTAATTTTTTGGACACGCGCTATACAGTGATTTAAATTAAGATGGTTGACAAATTCGCAAATTATGCACCGCATAATGTAACAGACGAGGAATTGGTTAAGCTTTTTCTGGAATCCGGGGAAAACCGATATTTTGAAAAACTTTACGACCGATATGTGCTGAAAGTATTCAAAAAATGCCTTTCACTTACGCGCGACGCCTCCAAGGCAGAAGACATTACCCACGACGTATTTCTTAAATTGGTATTTAAAATGAATACTTTTAAGAAAGGAGCAAAATTCTCCACCTGGCTCTACACTGTTACGTATAACCACTGCATGGATCTCATGCGATCCAACAGAAAAAAAGTGATCATTGTGCATGCAGAAGATGCGGATTGCATTGAGCACGTAGATCTGGACAGCGCTTTTACTACTGAGGAGGTCAATACTAAGATTCTAAAACAAGCGCTCGACAAATTACCTGCGGAGGAAAAAGCCTTACTATACATGAAGTATATGGATGACCGGAGCATCCGGCACATTGCAACAACGTCCCAAATAACAGAAAGTGCGGTTAAAATGAGGCTCTTACGC of Dyadobacter chenhuakuii contains these proteins:
- a CDS encoding RNA polymerase sigma factor; translated protein: MVDKFANYAPHNVTDEELVKLFLESGENRYFEKLYDRYVLKVFKKCLSLTRDASKAEDITHDVFLKLVFKMNTFKKGAKFSTWLYTVTYNHCMDLMRSNRKKVIIVHAEDADCIEHVDLDSAFTTEEVNTKILKQALDKLPAEEKALLYMKYMDDRSIRHIATTSQITESAVKMRLLRSREKLRIIYLEISYAVNFGQEL
- the tsf gene encoding translation elongation factor Ts encodes the protein MAITAQDVNKLRQMTGAGMMDCKKALQEADGDFDKAVDILRKQGQKVAAKRADNAVSEGTVVVQISADGTNGKLIAFACETEPVSNVEDFKNLAQSILDKAVADNIADKDALLSATLPDGRPVSEHIVDLVGKLGEKLEITAYENVTADKVVPYIHSNGKLGVLVAFEGVNGTDVSELGKDVAMQIAAMKPIALDKDEVDSATVEREIEVGKEQARAEGKPEAMLEKIAQGKLQKFYKDNTLLNQEFVKDSSLTIRQLLEKTAKGLTVKSFKRVSIGA